From one Cucurbita pepo subsp. pepo cultivar mu-cu-16 chromosome LG17, ASM280686v2, whole genome shotgun sequence genomic stretch:
- the LOC111779265 gene encoding receptor-like kinase TMK4 has protein sequence MGSLNPLLSLSTLLLLCLLLSPAAGDDAAIIQKLAAAISPTPSGWSTNTPFCDWKEIRCDSSNRVTSINLASKSLSGVLPSDLNSLSQLTSLSLQRNSFTGPIPSFANLSFLQSLYLDNNNFSSVPPAAFQGLTSLQILSLSQNLNLAPWSIPTDLTQASNLVSFYAANANIVGSLPDFFDSFSTLQELRLSYNNLTGVLPKSLGGSGIKSLWMNNQVMGLSGSIHLLSSMTQLTQVWLHKNQFTGQIPDLTKCEGLFDLQLRDNQFTGIVPLSLMHLPSLLNVSLDNNKLQGPLPVFDSRVQASFSSVNRFCKTTPGQCNAQVSVLLEVAGAFGYPISLADAWEGDDACQNWRFVVCTDGKVTTINIGKQHFVGMISPAFANLTSLKNLYLNDNNLTGEIPASLTTLAQLQTLDVSNNNLSGQIPKFAASVKLNTKGNPLIGTSLTPGGHDGGKIDSNGTTVDNPSSGSSNGSSVSAGVIVGVVIAGLVFIAVLLFVVFKCYVSNRHKMFEKVNNPENGKEIVNGLNGYAGVPSELQSQSSEDFSNNIHSFDGGNVAISIHLLRQVTNNFSEDNVLGRGGFGVVYKGELHDGTIIAVKRMESGAMGTKGMNEFQAEIGVLTKVRHRHLVGLLGYCINGNERLLVYEFMPEGTLTQHLFDWEENGYAPLTWKQRITIALDVARGVEYLHSLAQQSFIHRDLKPSNILLGHDMRAKVADFGLVRNAPDGKYSVETRLAGTFGYLAPEYAATGRVTTKVDVYAFGVVLMEIISGRKALDDTMPDEQSHLVTWLRRVLINKENIPKAIDQTLNPDEETMESIYKVLELAGHCTAREPHQRPDMGHAVNILGPLVDQWRPTSHHEEETEGMDVGMNMSLPQALQRWQANQGTSTMFNDLSYSQTHSSIPSKPSGFADTFDSMDAR, from the exons ATGGGTTCCCTCAACCccctcctttctctctccactCTCCTCCTCCTATGTCTCCTTCTCTCCCCCGCCGCCGGCGATGATGCCGCTATCATCCAGAAGCTCGCCGCCGCAATCTCTCCGACCCCGTCCGGCTGGTCCACCAACACCCCGTTCTGCGACTGGAAGGAAATCCGCTGCGACTCCTCCAACCGAGTTACCTCCATTAACTTAGCCTCCAAATCCCTCTCCGGCGTCCTCCCTTCCGATCTCAACTCCCTCTCTCAACTCACTTCGCTCTCTCTTCAACGCAACTCCTTCACTGGCCCCATTCCTTCCTTCGccaatctctcttttctccAATCTCTCTATCTTGACAACAACAATTTCTCCTCTGTTCCTCCCGCCGCCTTCCAAGGCCTCACGAGCTTGCAGATTCTGAGCCTATCCCAGAATCTTAACCTTGCCCCCTGGTCCATTCCCACTGATTTGACTCAGGCTTCTAATTTGGTTAGTTTCTACGCTGCAAATGCCAACATCGTTGGCTCCTTGCCCGATTTCTTCGATTCGTTTTCTACTCTGCAGGAGCTTCGTCTTTCTTACAACAATCTTACTGGGGTTTTGCCCAAATCTCTCGGTGGATCTGGGATTAAGAGCTTGTGGATGAACAATCAGGTAATGGGGTTGTCGGGTTCTATTCATTTGTTGTCGTCTATGACTCAATTAACTCAGGTTTGGCTTCATAAGAACCAATTTACTGGCCAAATTCCTGACCTCACCAAATGTGAGggtttatttgatcttcaactTCGTGATAATCAATTTACTGGGATTGTTCCTCTGTCGCTTATGCACCTTCCTAGCTTGTTGAATGTTAGTTTAGATAACAATAAGCTTCAAGGGCCATTGCCTGTGTTTGATTCAAGAGTACAGGCGAGTTTTAGTAGTGTGAATAGGTTCTGTAAGACAACACCTGGGCAATGCAATGCTCAGGTTTCTGTGCTTCTTGAGGTCGCTGGGGCTTTCGGGTACCCAATTTCGCTGGCGGATGCTTGGGAAGGGGATGATGCTTGCCAGAATTGGAGATTTGTGGTTTGTACTGATGGGAAGGTTACTACAATTAACATTGGGAAGCAACATTTTGTGGGGATGATCTCTCCTGCATTTGCCAATTTGACGAGCTTAAAGAATTTGTATTTGAATGACAATAACTTAACCGGTGAGATTCCAGCGAGTTTGACGACGTTGGCACAGCTTCAGACACTCGACGTTTCGAACAACAATTTGAGCGGACAAATCCCCAAGTTTGCTGCATCAGTTAAGTTGAACACGAAGGGTAATCCCCTGATTGGAACAAGTTTGACCCCTGGAGGACATGATGGTGGGAAGATTGATTCCAATGGCACAACCGTAGATAACCCTTCTTCTGGATCTTCCAATGGATCCTCTGTTTCAGCTGGTGTGATTGTCGGTGTTGTCATCGCTGGTCTTGTTTTTATTGCTGTCTTATTGTTTGTTGTCTTCAAATGTTATGTAAGCAATAGGCATAAGATGTTTGAGAAAGTGAACAATCCTGAGAATGGGAAGGAGATTGTGAATGGCTTGAATGGTTATGCTGGAGTTCCAAGTGAGCTGCAAAGCCAGAGTAGTGAGGATTTCAGCAACAACATCCATTCGTTCGACGGCGGGAACGTAGCGATATCGATACATCTTCTAAGACAAGTAACTAACAATTTTAGCGAGGATAACGTGTTGGGTAGGGGAGGATTCGGAGTCGTTTACAAAGGAGAGTTGCATGATGGTACCATAATTGCTGTGAAAAGAATGGAGTCTGGTGCAATGGGTACTAAAGGAATGAATGAGTTTCAAGCTGAAATTGGTGTGCTTACTAAAGTAAGACATAGACATTTGGTTGGTCTGTTGGGTTATTGCATTAATGGCAATGAGAGGCTGTTGGTGTATGAGTTCATGCCGGAAGGGACATTGACACAACATTTATTTGATTGGGAAGAGAATGGCTATGCGCCACTTACTTGGAAACAAAGAATTACAATTGCTTTAGATGTGGCAAGAGGAGTTGAATATCTCCATAGCTTAGCTCAACAAAGCTTCATTCATAGAGATTTAAAGCCTTCTAATATTCTTCTTGGCCATGACATGAGAGCTAAGGTTGCTGATTTTGGTTTGGTTAGGAATGCACCCGACGGGAAGTACTCCGTCGAGACACGTTTAGCTGGAACGTTCGGCTATCTTGCTCCTGAATATGCAG CGACGGGAAGAGTGACGACGAAAGTGGATGTGTATGCATTTGGAGTAGTATTGATGGAGATCATCAGCGGTCGAAAAGCGCTGGATGACACGATGCCGGACGAGCAATCTCATTTGGTGACATGGTTACGTAGAGTGTTGATCAACAAAGAAAACATCCCAAAGGCGATTGATCAAACGCTGAACCCTGATGAGGAGACAATGGAGAGTATATACAAGGTGTTGGAGCTGGCAGGACACTGCACAGCTCGTGAGCCTCACCAAAGACCCGACATGGGCCACGCCGTTAACATCCTTGGCCCTCTCGTGGACCAATGGAGGCCTACGAGCCAtcatgaagaagaaacagagggGATGGATGTGGGCATGAACATGAGCCTTCCCCAAGCTCTTCAAAGATGGCAAGCCAATCAAGGAACATCAACCATGTTCAATGACCTTTCTTACTCACAGACCCATTCCAGCATTCCTTCAAAACCTTCGGGATTTGCAGACACCTTTGACTCCATGGATGCCAGATGA
- the LOC111779226 gene encoding probable xyloglucan galactosyltransferase GT14 has product MEKKLFRTTCSTELWFAIFISFAITWIFLCFDYSAFHSSNNGVLASSLNPNRLLVKPSAAARSVDSESDAADPCSGRYLFIQDIPSRFNSDLIRNCQSLTRGTDKSDMCPYLVNCGLGPEIEDSQGVFSNNSWFKTNQFLLEVIFHNKMKQYKCLTNDSAMASAVYVPFYAGLDISHYLWNPSISVRDSSARDFLSVISEKPEWKRMFGRDHFFIAGRISWDFRRKTDDVSEWGSKLRFLPESHNMTMLSVEASSWKNDFAIPYPTYFHPLKLSEVVEWQNLMRTKRRRHLFTFAGAPRPELRDSIRGMVIEQCRDSSLCKFIDCSSDGVNCDDPVTTMKEFQSSIFCLQPVGDSYTRRSTFDSILAGCIPVFFHPGSAYSQYLWHFPENRTAYSVYIPVRDVKNWNESIEGILNGIPKDRESAMREEVIRTIPKIVYADPRSKFRDFEDAFDLAVKGILERVEDVRRKIRDGKDPSEGFDDPDHFKYTFSRKI; this is encoded by the coding sequence atggagaagaaactGTTCAGAACCACTTGCTCCACCGAGCTCTGGTTCgccattttcatttccttcgCCATAACATGgattttcctctgttttgatTACTCCGCTTTCCATTCCTCCAACAATGGCGTCCTCGCTTCCTCCTTAAACCCTAATAGACTACTCGTCAAACCCTCTGCTGCTGCTCGGAGCGTCGACTCGGAATCTGACGCCGCCGATCCTTGCTCTGGTCGCTACTTGTTCATCCAGGACATTCCGAGTCGTTTCAATTCTGATTTGATTAGAAATTGCCAATCTCTTACCAGAGGAACCGACAAATCCGATATGTGTCCGTATTTGGTGAACTGTGGCCTAGGGCCTGAAATTGAAGATTCTCAAGGGGTTTTCTCCAATAATAGTTGGTTCAAGACGAATCAATTTCTGTTGGAGGTCATTTTCCACAACAAGATGAAACAGTACAAGTGCTTGACGAACGATTCGGCTATGGCGTCCGCCGTTTATGTACCGTTCTACGCTGGTCTCGACATCAGCCATTATCTTTGGAATCCGAGCATCTCTGTTAGGGATTCTTCAGCTAGAGATTTTTTGAGTGTGATTTCTGAAAAACCTGAGTGGAAGAGGATGTTTGGGAGGGATCATTTCTTCATTGCCGGAAGAATTTCTTGGGATTTCAGAAGAAAAACGGATGATGTTTCTGAGTGGGGAAGTAAACTCAGATTCTTGCCTGAGTCTCACAATATGACGATGCTCTCTGTTGAAGCAAGTTCGTGGAAGAACGATTTTGCGATTCCGTATCCGACTTATTTTCATCCATTGAAACTGAGTGAAGTTGTTGAATGGCAGAATCTCATGAGGACCAAACGGCGCCGTCATTTGTTCACCTTCGCCGGCGCTCCACGGCCGGAACTCAGAGACTCCATTCGCGGTATGGTAATCGAACAATGTCGAGATTCTTCCCTCTGTAAATTCATAGATTGCAGCTCCGATGGGGTTAATTGTGATGATCCTGTTACCACAATGAAAGAGTTTCAGAGCTCGATCTTCTGCTTGCAACCTGTCGGAGATTCATACACCAGAAGATCAACATTCGATTCGATTTTAGCTGGATGTATTCCTGTTTTCTTTCATCCAGGTTCTGCATATTCCCAATATTTATGGCATTTTCCTGAGAACAGAACAGCTTATTCTGTGTATATACCTGTGAGGGATGTGAAAAATTGGAACGAGAGCATTGAGGGGATATTGAATGGGATTCCCAAGGACAGGGAATCCGCCATGAGAGAGGAGGTTATAAGAACTATTCCAAAAATTGTTTATGCAGATCCCAGATCGAAATTTAGGGATTTTGAAGATGCATTTGATTTAGCTGTTAAAGGGATTCTTGAAAGAGTTGAAGATGTTAGAAGGAAGATCAGGGATGGGAAAGATCCCAGTGAAGGATTTGATGATCCTGATCATTTTAAGTACACATTTTCCAGAAAAATCTGA